In Onychostoma macrolepis isolate SWU-2019 chromosome 06, ASM1243209v1, whole genome shotgun sequence, one DNA window encodes the following:
- the LOC131542148 gene encoding tubby-related protein 1-like isoform X2, with the protein MSAEKKPKKKKPESTPADINGTEAKPKKTKSKKSGDLSAESSPATQNGEKVKKKKLEKEKESTEKEKEIKKKAKSAPKKKKSSTEDDDDDEDDEETTPQKKTKKKTSKESSDGKEKDKKSKSKDVKEDVDSKGKSKAKKKAPASMFQINGDKPETKSKKKAAKSESEDESEPETKTSKTKKKSSSNPVSMFQTGGDKDKDKDKKTKKTKSPAKAEETEDSDSEVTQKKKKGKGKKGKKEERAPSPPIEFDNLEEFVLQPAQQGVTVRCKVTRDKRGMDRGLYPTYYLHLDNEKKVFLLAGRKRKKSTTSNYLISIDPTDLSRGGENFVGKLRSNLMGTKFTVFDNALHPDRALPDMSNARQELAAIIYETNVLGMKGPRRMIVIIPGMTKDGERVPIRPRSENDGLLIRHQNRNMENLIELRNKTPVWNEDTASHVLNFNGRVTQASIKNFQIVHNKDQDYIVMQFGRVADDAFTLDYRYPLCAVQAFAIALSSFDGKIACE; encoded by the exons ATGTCTGCCGAAAAG AAGCCCAAAAAGAAGAAGCCCGAGTCGACTCCAGCAGACATCAACGGCACCGAAGCCAAACCCAAAAAGACCAAGAGCAAGAAGAGCGGCGATCTGTCGGCCGAGAGCAGCCCGGCCACTCAGA ATGGAGAGAAggtgaagaagaagaaactgGAGAAGGAGAAAGAATCAACAGAGAAGGAGAAGGAAAtcaaaaagaaagcaaaaagtgccccaaagaagaagaaaa GTTCTacagaagatgatgatgatgatgaggatgaCGAAGAGACCACTCCTCAGAAGAAGACGAAGAAAAAAACTTCAAAAGAAAGTTCTGATGGGAAGGAAAAAGACAAGAAGTCCAAATCAAAAG ATGTCAAAGAGGATGTAGATAGTAAAGGAAAATCTAAAGCCAAGAAAAAGGCACCAGCCTCCATGTTTCAGATAAACGGAGACAAGCCTGAAACCAAGAGTAAAAAGAAAG CTGCCAAATCTGAGAGTGAAGATGAGAGCGAACCAGAAACCAAAACCAGCAAGACGAAGAAGAAGAGCAGCTCAAACCCAGTGTCCATGTTTCAGACAGGAGGggacaaagacaaagacaaggacaaaaagacaaaaaagaccAAAA GTCCTGCTAAAGCAGAAGAGACTGAAGACTCAGATTCAGAAGTgacacagaaaaagaaaaagggcAAAGGGAAAAAAGGCAAAAAG GAGGAGCGAGCACCTTCTCCTCCCATCGAGTTTGACAATCTGGAGGAGTTCGTACTTCAGCCTGCGCAACAGGGCGTCACGGTAAGGTGCAAAGTGACCCGTGACAAGAGAGGGATGGACCGAGGCCTTTACCCAACGTACTACCTGCACCTGGACAATGAGAAGAAA GTGTTTTTGTTAGCGGGAAGAAAGAGGAAGAAAAGCACAACCTCAAACTACTTGATCTCCATTGACCCGACTGACCTCTCCAGAGGAGGGGAAAACTTCGTTGGGAAGCTGAG GTCAAATCTGATGGGAACTAAGTTCACGGTGTTTGATAATGCACTGCATCCGGACAGAGCTTTGCCGGACATGTCTAACGCACGGCAGGAATTAGCAGCCATTATCTAT GAAACAAATGTTTTGGGCATGAAAGGACCAAGGCGAATGATTGTAATTATTCCTGGCATGACCAAAGATGGAGAACGAGTCCCCATACGACCACGTAGT GAAAATGATGGCCTCCTCATTAGACATCAAAACAGAAATATGGAAAACTTGATAGAGCTGCGCAATAAGACGCCAGTGTGGAATGAAGATACGGCGTCACATGTGTTAAACTTCAACGGCAGAGTCACACAGGCCTCCATCAAAAATTTCCAGATTGTGCATAACAAAGACC AGGACTACATTGTGATGCAGTTTGGGAGAGTAGCAGACGATGCCTTCACTCTGGACTACAGGTATCCTCTGTGTGCCGTACAAGCCTTTGCCATCGCTCTCTCCAGCTTTGATGGCAAAATCGCCTGCGAGTAA
- the LOC131542148 gene encoding tubby-related protein 1-like isoform X1 → MSAEKKPKKKKPESTPADINGTEAKPKKTKSKKSGDLSAESSPATQNGEKVKKKKLEKEKESTEKEKEIKKKAKSAPKKKKSSTEDDDDDEDDEETTPQKKTKKKTSKESSDGKEKDKKSKSKDVKEDVDSKGKSKAKKKAPASMFQINGDKPETKSKKKAAAKSESEDESEPETKTSKTKKKSSSNPVSMFQTGGDKDKDKDKKTKKTKSPAKAEETEDSDSEVTQKKKKGKGKKGKKEERAPSPPIEFDNLEEFVLQPAQQGVTVRCKVTRDKRGMDRGLYPTYYLHLDNEKKVFLLAGRKRKKSTTSNYLISIDPTDLSRGGENFVGKLRSNLMGTKFTVFDNALHPDRALPDMSNARQELAAIIYETNVLGMKGPRRMIVIIPGMTKDGERVPIRPRSENDGLLIRHQNRNMENLIELRNKTPVWNEDTASHVLNFNGRVTQASIKNFQIVHNKDQDYIVMQFGRVADDAFTLDYRYPLCAVQAFAIALSSFDGKIACE, encoded by the exons ATGTCTGCCGAAAAG AAGCCCAAAAAGAAGAAGCCCGAGTCGACTCCAGCAGACATCAACGGCACCGAAGCCAAACCCAAAAAGACCAAGAGCAAGAAGAGCGGCGATCTGTCGGCCGAGAGCAGCCCGGCCACTCAGA ATGGAGAGAAggtgaagaagaagaaactgGAGAAGGAGAAAGAATCAACAGAGAAGGAGAAGGAAAtcaaaaagaaagcaaaaagtgccccaaagaagaagaaaa GTTCTacagaagatgatgatgatgatgaggatgaCGAAGAGACCACTCCTCAGAAGAAGACGAAGAAAAAAACTTCAAAAGAAAGTTCTGATGGGAAGGAAAAAGACAAGAAGTCCAAATCAAAAG ATGTCAAAGAGGATGTAGATAGTAAAGGAAAATCTAAAGCCAAGAAAAAGGCACCAGCCTCCATGTTTCAGATAAACGGAGACAAGCCTGAAACCAAGAGTAAAAAGAAAG CAGCTGCCAAATCTGAGAGTGAAGATGAGAGCGAACCAGAAACCAAAACCAGCAAGACGAAGAAGAAGAGCAGCTCAAACCCAGTGTCCATGTTTCAGACAGGAGGggacaaagacaaagacaaggacaaaaagacaaaaaagaccAAAA GTCCTGCTAAAGCAGAAGAGACTGAAGACTCAGATTCAGAAGTgacacagaaaaagaaaaagggcAAAGGGAAAAAAGGCAAAAAG GAGGAGCGAGCACCTTCTCCTCCCATCGAGTTTGACAATCTGGAGGAGTTCGTACTTCAGCCTGCGCAACAGGGCGTCACGGTAAGGTGCAAAGTGACCCGTGACAAGAGAGGGATGGACCGAGGCCTTTACCCAACGTACTACCTGCACCTGGACAATGAGAAGAAA GTGTTTTTGTTAGCGGGAAGAAAGAGGAAGAAAAGCACAACCTCAAACTACTTGATCTCCATTGACCCGACTGACCTCTCCAGAGGAGGGGAAAACTTCGTTGGGAAGCTGAG GTCAAATCTGATGGGAACTAAGTTCACGGTGTTTGATAATGCACTGCATCCGGACAGAGCTTTGCCGGACATGTCTAACGCACGGCAGGAATTAGCAGCCATTATCTAT GAAACAAATGTTTTGGGCATGAAAGGACCAAGGCGAATGATTGTAATTATTCCTGGCATGACCAAAGATGGAGAACGAGTCCCCATACGACCACGTAGT GAAAATGATGGCCTCCTCATTAGACATCAAAACAGAAATATGGAAAACTTGATAGAGCTGCGCAATAAGACGCCAGTGTGGAATGAAGATACGGCGTCACATGTGTTAAACTTCAACGGCAGAGTCACACAGGCCTCCATCAAAAATTTCCAGATTGTGCATAACAAAGACC AGGACTACATTGTGATGCAGTTTGGGAGAGTAGCAGACGATGCCTTCACTCTGGACTACAGGTATCCTCTGTGTGCCGTACAAGCCTTTGCCATCGCTCTCTCCAGCTTTGATGGCAAAATCGCCTGCGAGTAA